One genomic segment of Myotis daubentonii chromosome 14, mMyoDau2.1, whole genome shotgun sequence includes these proteins:
- the VHL gene encoding von Hippel-Lindau disease tumor suppressor, with the protein MWIRTNREGGAFFIRLFSEGGEHELWEFPLRGSSRFPGVLICLAPEVVTWKAGNPREAGACAEEDAPSECGWGESAPEAAGAAEDMEAGRPRPVLRSVNSREPSQVIFCNRSPRVVLPVWLNFDGEPQPYPTLPPGTGRRIHSYRGHLWLFRDAGTYDGLLVNQTELFVPSLNVDGQPIFANITLPVYTLKERCLQVVRSLVKPENYRRLDIVRSLYEDLEDHPNVKKDLERLTQEHIENQRMGEETEDFN; encoded by the exons ATGTGGATCCGCACCAACCGGGAGGGGGGAGCTTTTTTTATACGGCTGTTCAGTGAGGGCGGGGAGCATGAGCTGTGGGAGTTCCCGCTGCGGGGGTCCTCACGGTTTCCAGGTGTCCTCATCTGCCTG GCGCCGGAGGTAGTGACCTGGAAGGCGGGGAACCCGCGGGAGGCCGGGGCGTGCGCTGAGGAGGACGCTCCCTCCGAGTGCGGCTGGGGAGAGTCGGCTCCGGAGGCGGCAGGCGCCGCGGAGGAcatggaggctgggaggccgCGGCCGGTGCTGCGCTCGGTGAACTCGCGCGAGCCGTCCCAGGTCATCTTCTGCAACCGCAGCCCGCGCGTCGTGCTTCCTGTGTGGCTCAACTTCGACGGCGAGCCGCAGCCCTACCCCACGCTGCCGCCGGGCACGGGCCGCCGCATACACAGCTACCGAG GTCACCTTTGGCTCTTCCGAGATGCTGGGACATATGATGGGCTTCTGGTTAACCAAACAGAACTATTTGTGCCATCTCTCAATGTTGATGGACAGCCGATTTTTGCCAACATCACACTACCAG TGTATACCCTAAAAGAGCGATGCCTGCAGGTTGTCCGAAGCCTAGTCAAGCCTGAGAATTACAGGAGACTGGACATTGTGAGGTCACTCTATGAAGACCTGGAAGACCACCCAAATGTGAAGAAAGACCTGGAGCGGCTGACACAGGAGCATATTGAAAACCAGCGGATGGGAGAAGAGACTGAAGATTTTAACTGA